Proteins co-encoded in one Metabacillus sp. KUDC1714 genomic window:
- a CDS encoding immunoglobulin-like domain-containing protein produces MKNRKRFSIFLLSIMIFQTFSGLVPQSSFAEELNSTSPELILHYDMKSNVKNGDQITMKDVSGNDIAFDGTFKNSENGQLVHNEEVGYVSFNGGSSTSNSGYIEIPKSEDGSDLLTGLQDVTISALVNWNNDGANRWIFGLGAATDDAENGNKYFFVTPRHGSGNVAATGISKAGWRNESLVKGTSTMRAGKWEVATVVFSEKSNAMTLYVNGNKVATGSAGGKKLSEIIDPSADFSGFLGKSIFKNDPYFKGMIGDFRVYNGALSDEQVTDLYTETSSKIDKINQLVINDASESLDIAEYLGSGDESIDKITNNLALPTKGKHGVDITWSSSNTEVVANDGTVTRPNKTESDIEVELTATISYEGLTTKKPFIVTVLKEYADEQIVQLDAANLTLQNVNQVKGNISLPVKGEHGSTITWESSNSTIVKGSAEATDNAHHLGMVTRPEADTKVTLTATISNGNAETKKEFNLNVIKNPGKLTYDAYFFSYFTGEYEGGEEISFATAEDPLKWRALNNGQSVIQSNMGEKGLRDPFIIRSPEGDKFYMLATDLKMGESTNFDQAQITGSHSLMIWESDDLVNWSEQRMVEVAPKTGGNTWAPEAIYNEKTGEYVVFWASSMKNEETYGDFPNGRPAGQYNVMYYATTRDFHTFSEPKVFIDEGFPTIDTSIVQNNDTLYRFTKSEVNYRVYYEKATDIFQDKDGIKENGFQYDVISGTKDGNRGLIGHQGNNEGQTIFKDIHDDKWYMFLDSWPYHVRWSTDLEDGSQFVNNLLSESEYALPPGPRHGTVIPITRAEYNALQDKYGMPAPEQSKEPVVHYTFDKEDIDGTTVKDVSNNGFDAKLVGGSKIDSTDTVGKSTGAVELDGSSGYVELPENTIKDLNLESMTMSTWVKVQGDQANQRIFDFSSNTGRIANRNTMYLSTQGDSGNLEFAIVTPFTEKFANQNSLLGSTYKYAVRAPMLTTANWHHVAMTVEGFDAVLYVDGKEVSRSSTYNVEPRMLLETTMNYLGKSSNENHSLFNGKFDDFRIYNRALNAEEVASLADEEVTEPPVEEPEKAELILDYDMNNIEGTKVVDRTGNFEGKLVNPQNAELIKGDETGVIGFKGGSTSSYIEMPQGVLNGLESVTVSSLVNWEGKNEAEWIFALGQDSNKYLFTTPKRNSGDRSARVGLGITSWQNEAGANATTGALKSNEWKLVTAVMSGEDKTLKLYIDGVEVATGSTNGYTLAQINNSNGLSGFIGRSFYSGDPYFGGMISDFEVYNGPLTASEVSELKEAADTKIAKMNGLLLQNAIKQLDYSTIINKNETKDEITTDLSFPKAGANGTTITWESQNQDIITNEGKVTRPSFEEGNQTVTITATISDGNNEATKEFTVTVVKKPHDSVAVRTDAEALKVRNIHDVRGNVTLPTSGENGSTITWKSSDSKIVTATGEVTRPEHGEGNTKVKLTATITLNNETITKAFLANVKEMPKKEKFEGYVFSYFTGEGYTNGEQIYFSLSEGNNPLKWKQLNNGEPAITSELGEKGLRDPFIIRSPEGDKFYLIATDLKINGDWNWDRAQRSGSRSIMVWESTDLINWSEQRMVEVAPEEAGNTWAPEIFYDDSTGEYVVFWASKLYDNEDHSGSTYNKMMYSKTRDFYTFTEPEVYIDRGYSVIDTTMIEHDDKVYRLSKDERNNTSSSPNGKFIFQEVGDSVLDPNFELIKEGIGKGSISAGEGPTIFKSNTEEKWYMFIDEFGGRGYVPFETTDLQSGEWKMSEDYDLPERPRHGTVIPVTKAEHEALLANVPAVEVLDPEQLPTSVTLDQETLKLSEGQTGMLSATVAPNDAVNKAVVWSSNNEEVATVDENGKVTALKEGSAKISATTVDGGLMAVSVVTVEKKQDSTPPEGQFTVNDGAKYTNNSTVILSLEAKDDISGVSQVRYSTNAKEWSEWEEFKPSLEITLPAGDGEKTVFVEFKDHAGNISESYQQKITLDTTAPVIEFTGYQETYSVDSSIKITCSISDELSGIVSKECENVEGPAYEFELGINKVTATATDNAGNTAKAEIEFTVTVDFDSLGRLTEALVTNEGVAGSLAKKLQSAKESAAKGNSQAMNGQLNAYENQLKAQSGKSIPEENTIILINLLEQLK; encoded by the coding sequence ATGAAAAATAGAAAAAGATTTTCTATCTTTCTATTATCGATTATGATCTTTCAGACTTTTTCAGGATTAGTCCCACAATCATCATTTGCGGAAGAATTGAATTCTACAAGCCCTGAATTAATTCTGCATTATGATATGAAATCAAACGTTAAAAATGGTGATCAAATTACTATGAAGGATGTATCAGGTAATGATATAGCATTTGATGGAACATTCAAAAATTCAGAAAATGGTCAATTGGTTCATAATGAAGAAGTTGGATATGTTTCTTTCAATGGTGGAAGCTCGACTTCAAATAGCGGGTATATTGAAATACCAAAAAGTGAAGATGGTTCAGATTTATTAACCGGTTTACAAGATGTAACCATTTCGGCGCTTGTGAATTGGAATAATGACGGAGCAAATCGTTGGATCTTTGGTTTAGGTGCAGCGACAGATGATGCTGAGAATGGGAATAAATATTTCTTTGTTACGCCACGACATGGTTCAGGAAATGTAGCAGCAACAGGGATTTCCAAAGCTGGATGGAGAAATGAATCACTAGTTAAAGGGACATCGACAATGAGAGCTGGAAAATGGGAAGTTGCAACTGTTGTTTTCTCAGAAAAGTCGAATGCGATGACATTATATGTAAATGGGAATAAAGTAGCAACAGGATCAGCAGGTGGGAAAAAGTTATCGGAGATTATTGATCCATCAGCAGACTTTTCTGGATTTCTTGGGAAATCAATCTTTAAAAATGATCCATATTTTAAAGGGATGATCGGTGATTTCCGTGTATATAATGGTGCATTATCAGATGAACAGGTGACTGATTTATATACAGAAACATCTAGTAAAATTGATAAGATCAATCAGCTTGTTATAAATGATGCCTCAGAATCTCTTGATATTGCTGAATATTTAGGTAGCGGTGATGAAAGCATTGATAAAATAACGAATAATCTCGCACTGCCTACAAAGGGCAAGCATGGAGTAGATATTACTTGGAGTTCAAGTAACACTGAAGTCGTTGCAAATGACGGAACAGTTACTCGTCCTAATAAAACAGAATCGGATATTGAAGTTGAATTAACAGCTACTATCTCTTATGAAGGACTTACTACTAAGAAACCCTTTATTGTAACCGTTTTAAAAGAGTATGCGGATGAACAAATAGTACAGCTAGATGCTGCAAACTTAACTTTACAAAATGTAAATCAAGTAAAAGGAAACATAAGTTTACCAGTTAAAGGTGAACATGGAAGTACCATTACATGGGAATCCTCAAATTCAACAATTGTTAAAGGATCTGCAGAAGCAACTGATAATGCTCATCACCTTGGCATGGTAACAAGACCTGAAGCAGATACAAAGGTTACATTAACAGCAACAATTTCGAATGGAAACGCTGAAACGAAAAAAGAATTCAATCTTAACGTGATAAAAAATCCTGGCAAATTGACTTATGATGCCTATTTCTTCTCCTATTTTACTGGTGAATACGAAGGTGGAGAGGAAATTTCCTTCGCTACTGCAGAAGATCCATTAAAATGGCGAGCATTAAATAATGGTCAATCCGTTATTCAATCAAATATGGGTGAAAAGGGGCTTAGAGACCCATTTATCATTCGATCTCCTGAAGGGGATAAATTTTATATGTTGGCAACTGACTTAAAAATGGGTGAGAGCACCAACTTTGACCAAGCACAAATTACTGGAAGTCATTCCCTTATGATCTGGGAATCTGATGATCTTGTAAATTGGAGCGAACAGCGAATGGTAGAAGTTGCTCCTAAAACTGGTGGCAATACTTGGGCACCTGAAGCTATTTATAACGAAAAAACTGGTGAATACGTTGTATTCTGGGCTTCTTCAATGAAAAATGAAGAAACATATGGTGATTTCCCTAATGGAAGACCGGCAGGACAGTACAATGTAATGTATTATGCAACGACTAGGGATTTCCATACATTCTCTGAACCGAAAGTGTTTATTGATGAAGGCTTCCCTACGATTGATACAAGCATCGTCCAAAATAACGACACTCTTTATCGATTTACAAAATCTGAAGTCAATTATAGAGTGTATTACGAGAAAGCAACAGATATCTTCCAGGATAAAGATGGGATCAAGGAAAATGGATTCCAATACGATGTGATCTCTGGTACAAAAGATGGAAACAGAGGACTTATCGGTCATCAAGGAAACAATGAAGGTCAAACAATATTTAAAGACATCCATGATGATAAATGGTATATGTTCTTAGATTCTTGGCCATATCATGTACGTTGGTCTACAGATTTAGAAGATGGATCACAATTTGTCAACAATTTACTTTCAGAATCTGAATATGCGCTGCCGCCAGGACCAAGACATGGTACGGTTATTCCAATCACTCGCGCGGAATATAATGCCCTTCAAGATAAATATGGCATGCCTGCACCTGAGCAATCTAAAGAACCTGTAGTACATTATACATTTGACAAGGAAGATATTGATGGAACAACTGTAAAAGATGTTTCAAATAATGGTTTTGATGCAAAATTAGTAGGTGGATCTAAGATTGATTCAACTGACACAGTTGGTAAATCAACAGGAGCAGTAGAATTAGATGGAAGTTCGGGATATGTTGAGTTACCAGAAAATACAATTAAAGACCTTAATCTAGAAAGTATGACAATGTCTACGTGGGTTAAAGTACAGGGAGATCAAGCAAACCAACGAATTTTTGATTTTTCTTCTAATACTGGTAGAATTGCAAACCGTAATACGATGTATTTAAGTACACAGGGTGATTCAGGTAACTTGGAATTTGCCATTGTTACACCTTTCACCGAAAAATTTGCAAATCAAAATTCTCTTTTAGGAAGTACCTATAAATATGCTGTGAGAGCTCCAATGCTTACTACTGCAAATTGGCATCATGTAGCGATGACGGTTGAAGGGTTTGACGCCGTTTTATATGTTGATGGAAAAGAAGTTTCTAGGAGCTCAACTTATAATGTAGAGCCAAGAATGCTATTAGAAACAACGATGAACTATTTAGGTAAGTCTAGTAACGAAAACCACAGTCTTTTTAACGGGAAATTTGATGACTTTAGAATTTATAACCGTGCTCTTAATGCTGAAGAAGTTGCTAGTTTAGCAGATGAAGAGGTTACGGAACCTCCAGTTGAGGAGCCGGAAAAAGCTGAGTTAATTCTTGATTATGATATGAACAATATTGAAGGTACAAAAGTAGTAGATCGTACAGGTAATTTTGAAGGGAAGCTTGTCAATCCTCAGAACGCTGAACTGATTAAAGGGGATGAAACAGGAGTTATCGGCTTTAAAGGCGGTTCCACAAGCTCATATATTGAGATGCCTCAAGGTGTACTAAACGGGTTAGAGAGTGTGACCGTTTCTTCATTAGTAAATTGGGAAGGCAAAAATGAGGCTGAATGGATATTTGCTTTAGGCCAGGATAGCAATAAATATTTATTTACGACTCCAAAACGTAATTCAGGTGACCGATCTGCACGTGTAGGTCTTGGAATCACAAGCTGGCAAAATGAGGCTGGGGCAAATGCAACAACTGGTGCCTTAAAATCAAATGAGTGGAAATTGGTTACAGCCGTTATGTCTGGTGAAGATAAAACACTGAAATTGTATATTGATGGTGTTGAAGTTGCAACTGGATCTACAAATGGTTATACATTGGCACAGATAAACAATAGTAATGGATTAAGCGGATTTATCGGACGATCATTCTATTCTGGTGATCCATACTTTGGCGGAATGATTTCTGATTTTGAAGTATATAATGGACCCTTAACGGCATCAGAGGTGAGTGAATTAAAAGAAGCAGCAGATACAAAAATTGCTAAAATGAATGGTTTACTACTTCAAAATGCAATTAAACAATTAGACTACTCAACTATTATTAATAAGAACGAAACCAAAGATGAAATCACAACAGATTTATCCTTCCCTAAGGCAGGAGCAAACGGAACAACTATCACTTGGGAATCACAAAATCAAGACATCATAACAAATGAAGGAAAGGTTACTAGACCGTCCTTTGAAGAAGGAAATCAGACAGTAACCATTACAGCAACTATTTCAGACGGAAACAACGAGGCAACAAAAGAATTTACAGTAACTGTAGTAAAGAAACCGCATGATTCTGTCGCAGTCAGAACAGATGCAGAAGCATTAAAGGTGCGTAACATTCATGATGTTCGCGGAAATGTAACCTTACCGACATCCGGAGAAAACGGGTCAACGATCACATGGAAATCAAGTGATTCAAAGATCGTTACAGCTACTGGCGAGGTAACCCGTCCTGAACATGGTGAAGGAAATACTAAAGTTAAGTTAACAGCAACAATTACATTAAATAACGAGACGATTACAAAGGCATTTTTAGCAAATGTCAAAGAAATGCCGAAAAAAGAAAAATTTGAAGGTTACGTTTTCAGTTACTTTACAGGCGAAGGCTACACGAATGGCGAGCAAATTTATTTCTCCTTAAGTGAAGGTAACAATCCACTTAAATGGAAACAGTTAAACAATGGAGAACCAGCCATTACGTCTGAATTAGGTGAAAAGGGACTTAGAGATCCGTTTATCATTCGCTCTCCTGAAGGAGATAAATTCTATTTAATTGCAACTGATTTAAAAATCAATGGTGATTGGAATTGGGATCGGGCTCAAAGATCAGGAAGTCGATCGATTATGGTTTGGGAATCCACCGATTTGATTAATTGGTCTGAGCAAAGAATGGTCGAAGTTGCACCAGAAGAGGCAGGAAATACGTGGGCACCTGAAATCTTTTACGATGACTCGACAGGAGAATATGTTGTTTTCTGGGCATCAAAGCTATACGACAATGAAGACCATAGTGGATCAACTTATAACAAAATGATGTACAGTAAAACACGAGATTTCTATACATTTACTGAACCTGAAGTATATATTGATCGTGGATACTCAGTTATTGATACAACAATGATCGAACATGACGATAAAGTTTATCGATTATCGAAGGATGAAAGAAACAATACTTCATCTTCACCAAATGGTAAATTCATTTTCCAAGAAGTAGGGGATTCAGTACTTGATCCTAACTTCGAGTTAATTAAAGAAGGGATTGGCAAAGGCTCAATAAGTGCTGGTGAAGGGCCTACAATCTTTAAATCAAATACTGAAGAAAAATGGTATATGTTTATTGATGAATTTGGCGGCAGAGGATATGTTCCTTTTGAAACAACCGATTTGCAGTCAGGTGAATGGAAAATGTCAGAAGACTATGACTTACCAGAACGTCCGCGTCATGGAACCGTAATTCCTGTTACAAAGGCTGAGCATGAGGCTTTACTTGCAAATGTTCCAGCAGTTGAAGTCTTAGATCCTGAACAACTTCCAACAAGTGTAACACTTGATCAGGAAACATTGAAGTTGTCAGAGGGTCAAACAGGAATGCTTAGTGCAACAGTTGCACCTAATGACGCAGTCAATAAAGCTGTTGTATGGTCAAGTAATAATGAAGAAGTAGCTACTGTTGATGAAAACGGGAAAGTAACTGCACTGAAGGAAGGAAGCGCGAAAATCAGTGCAACAACAGTCGATGGTGGATTAATGGCAGTTAGTGTCGTCACAGTAGAGAAAAAACAAGATTCTACACCACCAGAAGGACAATTTACAGTTAATGATGGTGCGAAGTATACTAATAATTCAACTGTCATTTTATCTCTAGAAGCGAAGGATGATATAAGCGGAGTTAGTCAGGTACGCTATTCAACTAATGCAAAAGAGTGGAGTGAATGGGAGGAATTTAAACCATCATTAGAAATAACGTTGCCAGCTGGTGATGGAGAGAAAACAGTCTTTGTTGAATTTAAAGACCATGCTGGAAATATCAGCGAGTCATATCAACAGAAGATAACTTTAGACACTACTGCACCAGTGATAGAGTTTACGGGTTATCAAGAAACTTACTCCGTTGATTCGTCTATTAAAATCACTTGCAGTATTAGTGATGAGCTGTCAGGGATTGTATCAAAAGAATGCGAAAATGTTGAAGGGCCAGCCTATGAATTTGAGTTGGGAATTAATAAAGTCACTGCAACAGCGACTGATAATGCTGGTAATACAGCGAAAGCTGAAATCGAATTTACAGTGACTGTTGACTTTGATAGTTTAGGTCGTTTAACAGAAGCATTAGTCACGAATGAAGGAGTAGCTGGGTCACTAGCGAAAAAGCTTCAATCTGCGAAAGAATCAGCAGCAAAGGGTAATAGTCAGGCAATGAATGGGCAATTAAATGCTTATGAAAATCAATTGAAAGCTCAGAGTGGAAAATCTATTCCTGAGGAAAATACAATAATATTGATTAACCTATTAGAACAATTGAAATAG
- the secE gene encoding preprotein translocase subunit SecE, with translation MVNFFGDINREMKKVSWPKRKELSRYTIIVLSTVIVTSAFFAIIDLCISFFIRFFLNN, from the coding sequence ATTGTGAATTTTTTCGGTGATATAAATCGTGAAATGAAGAAGGTCAGTTGGCCAAAGAGAAAAGAATTATCTAGATATACAATTATAGTTCTATCAACTGTGATCGTAACAAGTGCTTTTTTTGCAATTATTGACTTATGTATTTCATTTTTTATTCGTTTTTTTCTAAATAACTGA
- the secY gene encoding preprotein translocase subunit SecY: MFKTISNFMRVGDIRSKIIFTLLMLVVFRLGTFIPVPNVNADVLQAQDELNVFGILNTFGGGALYNFSILAMGIMPYITASIIIQLLQMDVVPKFTEWSKQGDVGRRKLAQFTRYFTIILGFIQALGMSYGFNTQSGGMLIENPGIGTYLLIAIVLTAGTAFLMWLGEQITSKGVGNGISIIIFAGIVAGIPSTMNQIYAQQFEDAGDQLFLRIVTVAILILAILAVVVGVIFIQQALRKIPIQYAKGSSNQNMRGGNSTHLPLKVNPAGVIPVIFAVSFIITPPTIAAFFGPNDVTDWIQKTFDYTQPVGMIIYIALILAFTYFYTFVQVNPEQMAENLKKQGGYIPGIRPGKSTQEYITKVLYRLTFVGSLFLAAISVLPVFFIKFADLPQSAQIGGTSLLIVVGVALETMKQLESQLVKRHYKGFIK, encoded by the coding sequence ATGTTTAAAACAATCTCCAATTTTATGCGTGTGGGTGATATTAGAAGTAAAATCATATTTACCCTTTTAATGTTAGTGGTATTTCGTCTTGGTACGTTCATTCCTGTGCCAAATGTCAATGCAGATGTTCTTCAAGCACAGGATGAGCTTAATGTATTCGGAATCTTAAACACATTCGGTGGCGGTGCGTTGTATAATTTTTCGATCCTAGCGATGGGGATTATGCCATATATCACTGCTTCGATCATCATTCAGCTCCTGCAGATGGATGTTGTTCCGAAGTTCACTGAGTGGTCAAAGCAAGGTGATGTTGGGCGTCGTAAGCTCGCTCAATTTACACGATACTTTACAATCATATTAGGTTTCATCCAGGCGTTAGGTATGTCCTACGGATTTAATACTCAGTCAGGTGGAATGCTTATTGAGAATCCAGGGATTGGTACATACTTATTAATTGCAATTGTATTAACTGCTGGAACAGCATTTTTAATGTGGTTAGGAGAACAGATCACTTCTAAAGGTGTTGGAAATGGTATTTCCATTATCATCTTTGCTGGGATCGTTGCAGGAATTCCGTCAACTATGAACCAAATCTATGCTCAACAATTTGAGGATGCTGGTGACCAACTATTCTTAAGAATTGTTACGGTTGCTATTCTAATATTGGCAATTTTAGCTGTTGTGGTAGGAGTAATCTTTATCCAACAAGCACTTCGTAAAATACCAATTCAATATGCAAAAGGATCTAGCAACCAAAACATGCGTGGAGGAAATTCAACCCATCTCCCATTAAAAGTGAATCCTGCGGGTGTAATACCTGTAATTTTTGCAGTTTCTTTCATAATTACACCACCAACAATTGCTGCATTCTTTGGCCCTAACGATGTGACAGATTGGATTCAGAAAACCTTTGACTACACACAGCCTGTCGGTATGATTATCTACATTGCTTTAATACTTGCTTTCACATACTTCTATACATTTGTTCAAGTTAACCCTGAACAGATGGCTGAAAACTTAAAGAAACAAGGCGGTTATATCCCTGGTATTAGACCAGGAAAAAGCACGCAAGAATATATTACAAAGGTATTATATCGTTTAACTTTTGTTGGCTCTCTATTCTTAGCAGCAATATCTGTTCTTCCTGTTTTCTTTATTAAATTTGCTGATCTTCCTCAATCGGCTCAGATTGGTGGAACTAGTTTGTTGATCGTTGTTGGTGTTGCGCTTGAGACGATGAAACAGCTGGAAAGTCAGTTAGTGAAACGTCATTATAAAGGTTTTATTAAATAA
- a CDS encoding glycoside hydrolase family 172 protein codes for MNVWQPNSPLGGLPFIKEASSKRESSYDRTGGNRDFKVVEPGETAVMADIKGAGCIKHIWMTTRCYAEQYLRKLVLEMYWDGEENPSVRVPLGDFFGIGHATCKHYVSLPLSMVMGEKRGPKGPFAASMNSYFSMPFGDGARIQLINESDKKIENLFYYVDYESYDNKDQIPDDVGRFHATWNRENPCEKVVFEKEIDNPAPWDLPGENLTGDDNYVILDAEGKGHYVGCVLNIDNFDASNQEFTWPGEGDDMFFIDGEEWPPSLHGTGTEDYFNAAWGFPSGEYAGPYHGISLGSDVQEHFGKWSLYRFHIEDPIRFTKSIRATIEHGHANDQANDYSSVAYWYQLEPHKPLPKLPDVKDRLPRRWPEHGLWDR; via the coding sequence ATGAATGTTTGGCAACCCAATAGTCCACTAGGAGGACTCCCATTTATTAAAGAAGCGAGCTCCAAAAGAGAATCTAGTTATGACCGTACTGGAGGAAATAGAGATTTTAAAGTTGTAGAGCCAGGTGAAACAGCGGTTATGGCTGATATAAAGGGTGCAGGTTGTATTAAGCATATTTGGATGACGACTAGATGTTATGCAGAACAATACTTACGTAAGCTAGTTCTTGAAATGTATTGGGATGGTGAGGAAAACCCGAGTGTAAGAGTTCCTTTAGGAGATTTCTTTGGAATCGGGCATGCGACATGTAAACATTACGTTTCTTTACCTTTGAGCATGGTTATGGGGGAAAAGCGAGGACCTAAGGGACCTTTTGCAGCATCAATGAATAGTTATTTTTCAATGCCATTTGGAGATGGAGCTAGAATTCAATTAATCAATGAAAGTGATAAAAAAATTGAAAATCTATTCTATTATGTAGATTATGAAAGTTATGATAATAAAGATCAAATACCTGATGATGTTGGGAGATTTCATGCTACCTGGAATCGAGAAAATCCATGTGAAAAAGTTGTATTTGAAAAGGAAATAGATAATCCAGCTCCATGGGATCTACCAGGAGAAAATCTTACTGGAGATGATAACTATGTTATTCTCGATGCTGAAGGAAAAGGTCACTATGTTGGTTGTGTATTAAATATTGATAACTTCGATGCTTCCAATCAAGAGTTTACTTGGCCAGGCGAGGGTGATGACATGTTCTTCATTGATGGAGAAGAATGGCCACCATCTCTTCATGGAACAGGAACTGAAGATTACTTTAACGCGGCATGGGGCTTTCCTAGTGGAGAGTATGCAGGTCCATACCATGGAATATCGTTAGGAAGCGATGTTCAGGAGCATTTTGGAAAATGGAGTTTATATCGATTCCATATTGAGGATCCGATCCGTTTTACAAAATCAATCCGTGCTACAATCGAACATGGTCATGCGAATGATCAAGCTAATGATTATTCAAGTGTTGCATATTGGTATCAACTTGAGCCTCATAAGCCATTACCAAAACTTCCTGATGTAAAAGATAGACTTCCTAGAAGATGGCCTGAACATGGTTTATGGGATCGTTAA
- a CDS encoding ABC transporter substrate-binding protein produces MFKRRGIFSVLSILLVVTLCLYGCSGKETGGSESSNRDKSLTVLVEGGSPAFTVAKETAEEFKEKTGYEVKIESVPYTGVYDKLKAEVASQAGAFDVATIDILWFPALAGGLLPLDGMISNEIEKDLFPGLISGGSYQDKVYGMPVWTNAKNIIYRTDLFEDETNKTKFKAEYGYDLHPPKTWTEYRDIAKFFTGDTDQDGKVDMYGTTVFGANNGDAVASWLDHATQAGTESLVIDKNGEVIVNTKPYVESLQFLTDILNTDKSVPNGALEIASAETSELFWSGKAAMMIAWGHFYIPSNDPKQSQVAGKVGSAPMIAGSAGIGAVPGPWYQVIPSSSKKQEIAKEYLEFIYEKNELFMETLGVAARVSVFEEYSKKEGYEHLEPLMTTLSGEQTQNRPDITEWQQIESEALIPAVQYALSGEKTPQEALDWAAEIIKGILPPK; encoded by the coding sequence ATGTTCAAAAGGAGAGGAATATTCAGTGTTCTTTCAATACTATTAGTAGTGACACTATGTTTATATGGTTGTTCCGGTAAAGAAACCGGAGGCAGCGAGTCTTCTAATCGTGACAAATCTCTCACTGTACTTGTAGAGGGAGGTAGTCCGGCATTTACTGTTGCTAAAGAAACTGCAGAAGAGTTTAAAGAAAAAACGGGTTACGAAGTAAAGATTGAGTCTGTTCCTTATACAGGTGTATACGATAAATTAAAAGCTGAAGTAGCTTCACAGGCAGGCGCCTTTGATGTCGCAACAATTGATATTTTATGGTTCCCTGCTTTAGCCGGAGGTTTACTCCCTCTTGATGGAATGATCTCGAACGAAATTGAAAAGGACCTGTTCCCAGGTCTTATATCAGGAGGAAGTTACCAGGATAAAGTCTATGGAATGCCAGTCTGGACAAATGCAAAAAATATCATTTATCGCACAGATTTATTTGAAGATGAAACAAATAAAACTAAATTTAAAGCTGAATATGGGTATGATTTACATCCTCCTAAAACATGGACTGAGTATAGGGATATTGCAAAATTCTTCACTGGTGATACAGATCAAGATGGAAAAGTAGATATGTATGGAACAACAGTATTTGGTGCAAATAATGGTGATGCTGTAGCAAGTTGGCTTGATCATGCGACACAAGCAGGAACTGAATCCTTGGTTATAGACAAAAATGGAGAAGTTATTGTGAATACAAAACCATATGTTGAATCACTGCAATTTTTAACAGATATTCTAAATACCGATAAATCTGTACCGAATGGTGCACTAGAAATCGCATCAGCTGAAACCTCTGAATTGTTCTGGAGTGGTAAAGCTGCAATGATGATTGCCTGGGGACACTTTTATATTCCATCAAATGATCCTAAGCAATCACAAGTAGCTGGAAAAGTTGGAAGTGCACCAATGATTGCAGGAAGTGCGGGGATAGGAGCTGTTCCTGGTCCGTGGTATCAGGTAATTCCAAGTTCTTCGAAGAAACAAGAGATCGCCAAGGAATATTTGGAGTTTATCTATGAAAAGAATGAGTTATTTATGGAAACATTAGGAGTAGCTGCGAGAGTATCTGTTTTTGAGGAATATAGCAAAAAAGAAGGATATGAACATTTAGAGCCTTTAATGACGACGTTAAGTGGAGAACAAACGCAAAATCGTCCAGATATTACGGAATGGCAGCAGATAGAAAGTGAAGCACTAATACCAGCAGTTCAATATGCTCTTTCAGGAGAGAAGACACCTCAGGAAGCGCTAGACTGGGCAGCGGAAATCATTAAAGGGATATTACCTCCAAAATAA